In Bacillota bacterium, the genomic window GTTTTACCGGTAAGTGGTGTATTTTATCTTTTTTTAGGAGGTAAAAAACATGCTTAGTTTCTTGGTTGGGTTTATGATTGACTCTTTTTGGATTTCTTTAATAGGAGGCACTTCTTTCTTATTTTTGTTAAGACTTGTCGTAGCTGTAAACTCAAAAGTGACGATAAAACAATTTTTATTTGTCTTGTTTATGCCATGCTCTTTAGGATTTTATTTAACTTTTCCTGATTCTTCTAGATTCAAATTGATTTATCAGTTGATATTTGTAGTCTTTTTCTTATTTACATTGATTGGAAGTGTCTTTGTTTTTTACACACACTTTGCATAAACTTTAAAAGGCTTCTTTTAAACTGATTTAAACTATGATATATTTTTATTGTAAAGTTTTCACTTTGATGGGAGGAAGTACATTTATGAAATGGATTTTAACAATATTTTTAATGTTTTTGTGCATATTCATGGTTTCCTGTCAACAAAAGACAGCTATTTTAGATGATTGTTTGTTAGATGAAACTTGTGAAGGAATTGAAAATCAAAAGATATCTTTGGATTCTTCCAATTTCTTTGATCGAGTGCGTTTAGATATTTACTCATCAGACATGAATCTCAATTTAAATGATTACACTTACTCGTTTGAAAAAACCAGTTCAAAAGCATCCACTTTAAAAATTATAATGAGTGTGCAAGACGAATTTTCTTGGGATTATCTGTCATTAAATTCGGAGTTGATGGTTGTTCTTTTCGAAAGAGGATTAGTCGATTTTATTGATCTTTCTTATGGGGTTTACATTGTACTATCCATAGAATATGGAAGTGCTTCTTATGAACTTTCTAGAATTTATTATCAAGAAGAATGGATTAATAGAATTACACTTAAAATTTTAGAAGAAGATACCCCTTTACTTGAATCTATTGAAAACAATGCAACTGCGATTTTAGACTATTTAGAAACTTTAACTCATAACCGTAGAATTACGATTGATTCCATCGATGGAAGCATAGCATTATCTTTTCAATCTGAAAACATCATTTATGTAACAAGTTCACTCGAAACAGAAGTTTCGGCTCAAGATATCATTGAAGCACTAGAAGAAAATTTACCTAATTATATTTTTGATTAATAAAAAAACAAACCTCAAATTACATGAGGTTTGTTTGTTTTATTGAGCGTAGCGTTTTTTTTAACATTAAAAACAACTATTCTTAATTTTTTACACACATAATATTGACCTATTTCTTGTAAAATGATACACTTTTCACCATAGAGAGAGGTGAAATTCATGAGTTTTAAAGAAGAATTAAAGAAAGAAAAAACAGATTTATTAAAAAACAAAAGGCCATATGAAACGGCCGCATTTATCATTTTTGCAGTACTGTTTTTACAACAAATTTCTATTTTACTTTATCGGATTTTTGATTTTATTAAGGATGCGGCAGATCCTGCAATTTCTACTCCGTGGTTTTCGACTGGAAATATTACAACCCCAGGTTTTTTTGCAAGAATTGTAACAATTGATTCATCCAAAGCCATCTTTTTGATTCTTGCCTTTTTAGCATTAATTTTATGGTATGGGCTTATTTACTTACTTGTTTTCAGGTATTGCCAAAAACACGGATATGCAAAATGGACTTGGACTACTTTAGTTGTATTTGGTCCAACCATATTCCTAATTCCTCCATACATTTTCTTTATTGTCTTTGTTTTTAGACCTTATTTTTTCCGTTTTATTAAACGAGTGGTTTCTGAATACAAAAAGTATGATGAAAGTGTACCTTTTCAAGAAGAAGAAGAGAATTCGTAATCATTTTATTTCAAGGTCATAAAAGTTAACTCCTCCTTTTTTTGGGTTAACTTTTTTTCTGAAACAAAATTCTTTTTTTCTAGAACAAGAAGTGGTAGAATATAAAAGTACTTTTCTGAATTTGTTTAGATAAAATGACAATTATGAAGGGCGAGATATAGATGGATACTTTATTATTTGCTTTAAATGCAGTTTTACCTATATTGCTATTGATTGCTCTAGGTTATTATTTAAAAAGAATTCGTTTTCTGAATGAAAACTTTTTAGTGATAGGAAATAAATTTGTTTTTAGAGTTGCCCTTCCAGCACTTCTTTATTACACTATTTATTCTATTTCCTCTATGAATGAAATCAATTGGCCTGTAGTACTCTATTCAGTAATGGCTATTATGATTTTATTTTTGATAGGGCTCATTATTTCTTTGGTTTTTATTAAGAATCCAAGACAAAAAGGAGTAATCATTCAAGCGGTTTTTAGGTCCAATTTTGCAATTATCGGAATTCCTTTGGCCGAAGCCATCGGCGGAAGTCAAGCTGTTGCTGTCGTTGCACTTGTATCTGCAATTGTGGTTCCGCTTATGAATGTGTTATCGGTCATCGCTCTTGCAATGTTTGTTAAAGAAGAAGACGCCAAAAGTCCATTCAAATCTATGCTATCTACTCTAACTAAAATTGTTAAAAACCCTTTAATTATTGGCGTAGCTTTAGGGCTTTTAACGTTATTTATTCGTTCGTTTATTCCAATTGATTCCACTACAGAACTTCCCGTATTTTCTATTAAAGATAACCTCGAATTCCTCTATTTGTTAATTAAGTGGTTAGGTCAAGTCGCTTCTCCTTTGGCTTTAATCATCCTTGGAGGAACATTTGATTTCTTTGTGATTAAACCTTTGGCAAAACAAATTGTGATTGGGACAGTTTCAAGAGTCGTCATTGCGCCACTTGTAACATTATCTTTAGCAGTTCTTTTATCAAAATATACAACGTTCTTTAATTTTACTAGTATGCATTACCCCGCTTTTATTGCGCTTCTTGCGTCTCCTACTGCAGTATCTTCTGCCATAATGGCCAAAGAAATGGACAACGATGAATTACTCGCTGTGCAATTAGTGGTTTGGACAACAACCTTTTCCATTCTTTCTATTTTTATTATCGTTGTTATTTTCCGAGCAACCGGACTATTATAAATTTTAATTATAAAAAAAGGCAATTCTTCCAAAAGAAAGAATTGCCTTTTAACTTGTAAAAGGATAGGTAGTTTGTTACTATAGGTATATTATTTTGTAAAAAACATTCCTGCTTTAATAAAATTGAGGATTTAAAATGGACCTTGGTAAAAAAATCATTGAATTAAGAAAATCAAAACACTTATCACAGGAAGAGTTTGCAAGAAAGTTAAATGTGCCATTGGTTGCTTTATTCATTCAAGTCATAATAAACATTAAATAAGAACAAAACTTACATTTTAAGTTTTAAATAAATTTCATTTTCATCAAAATCT contains:
- a CDS encoding AEC family transporter, whose translation is MDTLLFALNAVLPILLLIALGYYLKRIRFLNENFLVIGNKFVFRVALPALLYYTIYSISSMNEINWPVVLYSVMAIMILFLIGLIISLVFIKNPRQKGVIIQAVFRSNFAIIGIPLAEAIGGSQAVAVVALVSAIVVPLMNVLSVIALAMFVKEEDAKSPFKSMLSTLTKIVKNPLIIGVALGLLTLFIRSFIPIDSTTELPVFSIKDNLEFLYLLIKWLGQVASPLALIILGGTFDFFVIKPLAKQIVIGTVSRVVIAPLVTLSLAVLLSKYTTFFNFTSMHYPAFIALLASPTAVSSAIMAKEMDNDELLAVQLVVWTTTFSILSIFIIVVIFRATGLL
- a CDS encoding helix-turn-helix domain-containing protein, translating into MDLGKKIIELRKSKHLSQEEFARKLNVPLVALFIQVIINIK